From Solanum lycopersicum chromosome 8, SLM_r2.1, the proteins below share one genomic window:
- the LOC101258575 gene encoding uncharacterized protein translates to MTTGTHLLRLLVSCRKITAQVTTTSNDTIVAMASSAEQEFAAQCRAKLNRVPRCRNLWDTKMASRVGDKLGDRLSEVGIHNLEIDVEEELNRPVHYRQMVAPLFESVKRKGIAVVGADKLVF, encoded by the coding sequence ATGACCACCGGAACCCATCTCCTCCGCCTACTCGTCTCCTGCCGGAAAATCACGGCACAGGTGACAACCACCAGCAACGATACCATCGTAGCTATGGCTTCATCAGCTGAGCAAGAGTTCGCAGCACAGTGTAGAGCCAAGCTCAATCGAGTGCCTAGGTGCCGCAATCTCTGGGACACGAAGATGGCCTCTAGAGTCGGAGATAAGCTCGGAGATCGGCTCAGTGAAGTCGGAATCCACAACTTGGAAATCGATGTTGAAGAAGAGCTTAATAGGCCGGTGCATTACCGGCAAATGGTGGCGCCGCTTTTTGAGTCTGTCAAACGCAAGGGCATCGCCGTCGTTGGAGCTGACAAATTGGTTTTCTAG
- the LOC101258283 gene encoding haloacid dehalogenase-like hydrolase domain-containing protein Sgpp isoform X1 yields MATSIGENSKESSSSTLARLAPLQAVLFDIDGTLCDSDPFHYLAFREMLLEIGYNGGVPVDEEWFVKTISGKHNDDLVSVLFPNDHERGVKFLDDKEALFRRLAKEQLKPQNGLYKLRKWIEDHGLKRAAVTNAPRANAELCINQVGLADFFDALILGSDCKHAKPYPDPYLKALEVLNVSKDHTFVFEDSVSGIKAGVAAGMSVIGLANRNPSQLLMEAKPVFLIKDYEDPKLWAALEEIDKKFATRKTTT; encoded by the exons ATGGCCACTTCTATTGGGGAAAACTCTAAGGAAAG CAGTTCTTCCACTCTAGCAAGGCTTGCTCCTCTTCAAGCCGTACTATTTGACATTGACGGAACTTTATGTGATTCAGATCCATTCCACTATCTTGCATTCCGTGAGATGCTTTTGGAG ATAGGATACAATGGGGGAGTGCCAGTTGATGAGGAGTGGTTTGTCAAGACTATTTCTGGGAAACACAATGATGATCTTGTCTCTGTACTTTTTCCTAATGATCACGAACGGGGTGTAAAATTCTTGGATGACAAGGAAGCTTTGTTTAGAAG GTTGGCAAAAGAACAGTTGAAGCCTCAAAATGGTCTCTACAAGTTGAGAAAGTGGATAGAAGATCATGGTCTGAAACGAGCTGCAGTTACCAATGCACCTAGAGCTAATGCTGAACTATGTATAAATCAAGTTGGCCTTGCTGATTTCTTTGATGCACTTATTCTTGGAAGTGATTGCAAGCATGCAAAACCATATCCCGATCCATACTTGAAGGCCCTTGAAGTGTTGAATGTATCAAAAGATCACACATTTGTATTTGAG GATTCTGTCTCAGGAATAAAAGCTGGGGTGGCTGCTGGAATGTCTGTCATTGGTTTGGCGAACCGGAATCCATCTCAGTTACTTATGGAAGCAAAACCTGTTTTTCTTATTAAAGATTATGAAGATCCAAAGTTATGGGCAGCTCTTGAGGAGATTGACAAGAAGTTTGCCACCAGAAAGACTACAACATGA
- the LOC101258283 gene encoding haloacid dehalogenase-like hydrolase domain-containing protein Sgpp isoform X2 has protein sequence MATSIGENSKESSSTLARLAPLQAVLFDIDGTLCDSDPFHYLAFREMLLEIGYNGGVPVDEEWFVKTISGKHNDDLVSVLFPNDHERGVKFLDDKEALFRRLAKEQLKPQNGLYKLRKWIEDHGLKRAAVTNAPRANAELCINQVGLADFFDALILGSDCKHAKPYPDPYLKALEVLNVSKDHTFVFEDSVSGIKAGVAAGMSVIGLANRNPSQLLMEAKPVFLIKDYEDPKLWAALEEIDKKFATRKTTT, from the exons ATGGCCACTTCTATTGGGGAAAACTCTAAGGAAAG TTCTTCCACTCTAGCAAGGCTTGCTCCTCTTCAAGCCGTACTATTTGACATTGACGGAACTTTATGTGATTCAGATCCATTCCACTATCTTGCATTCCGTGAGATGCTTTTGGAG ATAGGATACAATGGGGGAGTGCCAGTTGATGAGGAGTGGTTTGTCAAGACTATTTCTGGGAAACACAATGATGATCTTGTCTCTGTACTTTTTCCTAATGATCACGAACGGGGTGTAAAATTCTTGGATGACAAGGAAGCTTTGTTTAGAAG GTTGGCAAAAGAACAGTTGAAGCCTCAAAATGGTCTCTACAAGTTGAGAAAGTGGATAGAAGATCATGGTCTGAAACGAGCTGCAGTTACCAATGCACCTAGAGCTAATGCTGAACTATGTATAAATCAAGTTGGCCTTGCTGATTTCTTTGATGCACTTATTCTTGGAAGTGATTGCAAGCATGCAAAACCATATCCCGATCCATACTTGAAGGCCCTTGAAGTGTTGAATGTATCAAAAGATCACACATTTGTATTTGAG GATTCTGTCTCAGGAATAAAAGCTGGGGTGGCTGCTGGAATGTCTGTCATTGGTTTGGCGAACCGGAATCCATCTCAGTTACTTATGGAAGCAAAACCTGTTTTTCTTATTAAAGATTATGAAGATCCAAAGTTATGGGCAGCTCTTGAGGAGATTGACAAGAAGTTTGCCACCAGAAAGACTACAACATGA